A genomic window from Gossypium hirsutum isolate 1008001.06 chromosome D12, Gossypium_hirsutum_v2.1, whole genome shotgun sequence includes:
- the LOC107943441 gene encoding uncharacterized protein, with protein sequence MVKRGLIVSEESCEKRENYCEFHHEVGHEIQECTGFRALIQGMMDNREVEFCEGVQEESYVYASELALGVPKANRPVVIISRPQNSEIGARITPKAIIQKPTVFAYKDNKRVSWNYDCNVTIPGKEDVINKEEQDEGRHHEQMKARVEPIRDETSVEKKKNVVRPELLVNKPINEEKAREFLKFIKHSEYSVVEQLHKQPARISVLALLLNSEGHRNALLNVLNETYMADDISVNKLDRLVGNISANNFISFSDDEIPPGGMGSTRDLHITARCKGCILPGVLVNNGSALNVLPLSTLNRLPMNSSHMKSCQNVVRAFDGTKRKVMGRIDIPLLIGPTIYEVDFLVMDIKPSYSCLLGRPWIHSAGAVPSSLHQKLKLVAKGRVVTINDEEDIIASVTNDAPYLETSDDAIECSFCFLEFVNATFIREGNKIPMPGISKTTKMGLGKYLQGRVETPVLKDKQDRFSLGYKPDARQKRIEKEKKRERRRARLTGDDVKWEPMTFPHLSEIFVSGGFIYEGMLGVGSINTELESIHAVYEATGGRTLPDIRPYESERALNN encoded by the exons ATGGTGAAAAGGGGACTAATCGTCTCAGAAGAAAGTTGTGAAAAGAGGgagaactactgtgagttccaccaTGAAGTGGGGCATGAAATCCAGGAGTGTACGGGGTTCAGAGCCCTGATACAAGGTATGATGGATAATAGGGAGGTAGAATTCTGTGAAGGAGTTCAAGAGGAGAGTTATGTATACGCATCAGAGTTGGCATTGGGAGTCCCGAAGGCTAACCGTCCTGTGGTCATTATTTCGCGACCTCAGAACAGTGAGATTGGGGCACGAATAACACCAAAAGCAATCATTCAAAAACCAACTGTGTTTGCATATAAGGATAACAAGAGGGTTTCTTGGAATTACGATTGTAATGTGACAATCCCGGGGAAGGAGGATGTAATCAATAAAGAGGAACAGGATGAAGGAAGGCACCACGAACAGATGAAAGCACGAGTAGAGCCAATAAGAGACGAAACTTCAGTTGAAAAGAAGAAGAATGTGGTCAGACCCGAATTGTTGGTCAATAAACCAATCAATGAGGAGAAAGCTAGAGAGTTCTTGAAGTTCATAAAGCATAGCGAGTACAGCGTTGTGGAACAGCTACAcaaacaaccagctcgcatatcTGTGCTAGCTTTACTCCTAAACTCGGAGGGGCATCGAAATGCACTactgaatgtgctaaatgaaacttataTGGCCGACGATATCTCTGTTAACAAGTTGGATCGACTGGTCGGCAATATAAGCGCTAATAACTTCATCTCTTTCagcgatgatgaaataccacctggGGGTATGGGATCTACTAGAGATTTACACATCACTGCAAGGTGTAAAGGGTGCATATTACCGGGAGTTCTGGTAAACAACGGGTCAGCACTGAATGTATTGCCTCTATCCACGCTCAACAGGCTACCTATGAATAGTTCACATATGAAGTCGTGCCAAAATGTGgtaagagcatttgatggcaccaagaggaaggtcatgggaagaattgacaTACCCTTGTTAATTGGCCCAACAATCTATGAGGTAGACTTCTTGGTTatggacatcaagccttcttaCAGTTGCCTATTAGGAAGGCCATGGATTCATTCAGCAGGTGCGGTACCGTCATCGttacatcaaaaattgaagttgGTGGCAAAAGGCCGGGTAGTGACGATAAATGATGAAGAAGATATCATTGCATCTGTGACAAACGATGCGCCTTATTTGGAAACAAGTGATGATGCAATCGAGTGCTCTTTCTGTTTCTTGGAGTTCGTAAATGCAACATTCATCCGTGAGGGAAACAAGATCCCGATGCCGGGAATATCAAAGACCACAAAGATGG GGTTGGGGAAATATCTTCAGGGCCGAGTTGAGACTCCAGTGTTGAAAGACAAGCAGGACCGTTTTagcttaggatacaagccagatgCTAGGCAGAAGAGGATAGAGAAGGAAAAGAAGCGAGAGAGAAGAAGGGCTCGTTTGACAGGTGATGACGTCAAATGGGAGCCCATGACCTTTCCTCACCTATCCGAGATTTTTGTATCGGGAGGATTCATCTATGAGGGAATGCTAGGAGTGGGAAGTATTAACACGGAGTTAGAAAGTATTCATGCCGTGTATGAAGCGACGGGAGGAAGAACTTTGCCAGATATTCGTCCTTACGAGTCGGAAAGAGCGCTAAACAATTAG